The following proteins come from a genomic window of Aspergillus oryzae RIB40 DNA, chromosome 4:
- a CDS encoding adaptor protein STE50 (predicted protein) → MSLHTSYHADSDADDEYERSVITSPHLATDSEASPSESDFPSSEQTPTTFANADEHPKSPKTIITEWTVEECAHFLASLGLRQYCPAFLENEIVGEALIALKHDELKEMGIASVGHRLTILKSVYETKVKQDIPLDADHYIPLSADQSMNETASQEDVARLIQSIRLRDERIVTVESELRRMAEDYRRLREELLPVFKMAKDRSQPLPPPTSMGISGPDGYHDSQQTLVSPSGITLLDRSGTLSRQISKRLNTGGTTPKNNSPTHIPPSIHEGRMYQDSGVLDPSSALYTNGKSQLSPGIPSPTSPGVQYTAAQTLGSRSYQPAPNTSRSPHDHHDEPSTSQNRERLNPTPTQPNRPDIPTRSDSRAGNGNDPPSVEIFKSFRVSMEDPCYKVLPAALKKYNINADWRQYALYIVYGDQERCLGLDERPLILFKQLEKEGRKPMFMLRKQLQHPVESNYPPVNPVPNSAGFESRQAQINLPGGVL, encoded by the exons ATGTCTCTCCACACTTCCTACCACGCCGACTCcgatgccgacgatgagTACGAGCGCAGTGTCATCACTTCTCCCCACCTGGCTACCGATTCCGAGGCGTCTCCCTCTGAATCCGACTTCCCCTCCTCCGAACAGACCCCGACTACTTTCGCAAACGCCGACGAACATCCTAAATCCcccaaaaccatcatcaccgaaTGGACAGTCGAAGAGTGCGCCCACTTTCTCGCCTCCCTAGGTCTCCGTCAATATTGTCCAGCCTTCCTCG AAAATGAGATTGTGGGGGAAGCGCTTATTGCTCTGAAACATGAtgagttgaaggaaatggggATTGCTAGCGTGGGACATCGATTAACGATCCTCAAGAGTGTCTATGAAACGAAGGTGAAACAGGATATTCCGCTGGATGCAGACCATTATATTCCTCTTT CGGCGGACCAAAGTATGAATGAAACTGCATCACAGGAGGATGTCGCACGTTTGATCCAGTCCATTCGGTTGCGAGATGAGCGAATTGTCACTGTGGAGTCCGAGCTCCGCCGCATGGCGGAGGACTATCGTCGGCTGAGAGAGGAGCTTCTGCCGGTTTTCAAGATGGCCAAGGACCGTTCGCAACCGTTGCCCCCTCCCACATCCATGGGCATTTCCGGCCCAGACGGATACCACGATAGTCAGCAGACGCTGGTGTCACCTTCCGGGATCACTCTCCTCGACCGCTCAGGTACCCTCTCTCGACAAATCTCCAAAAGACTTAACACAGGAGGCACCACTCCCAAGAACAATTCTCCCACTCATATCCCACCCTCGATTCATGAAGGCCGTATGTATCAGGACAGTGGCGTGTTAGACCCCTCATCGGCGCTTTACACGAATGGAAAGTCGCAGTTGTCCCCGGGGATCCCGTCTCCCACCTCTCCAGGCGTCCAATATACTGCCGCGCAGACTTTGGGATCTCGATCATATCAACCTGCCCCCAACACTAGCCGCAGCCCCCACGACCACCATGACGAACCCTCGACATCGCAAAACCGTGAACGTTTGAATCCTacaccaacccaaccaaaccGCCCCGATATCCCGACCCGGTCAGATTCCAGAGCGGGCAATGGCAATGACCCACCGAGCGTGGAAATCTTCAAATCATTCCGTGTCTCCATGGAGGATCCCTGCTATAAGGTGCTTCCCGCTGCCTTGAAGAAGTACAATATCAATGCCGACTGGAGGCAATATGCACTGTATATCGTGTATGGTGATCAAGAACGCTGTTTGGGCTTGGACGAGCGGCCGCTCATACTCTTCAAGCAGCTGGAAAAGGAGGGACGCAAACCGATGTTCATGTTGCGAAAACAACTTCAACACCCCGTGGAAAGCAACTATCCGCCAGTCAATCCTGTACCTAACAGCGCTGGATTTGAAAGCAGACAGGCACAGATCAATCTACCCGGCGGAGTGCTATAA
- a CDS encoding Na+/H+ antiporter Nha1 (Na+/H+ antiporter) — protein sequence MAWDHLDIDKPHLAYMILGGFTGLFMLCSLFVKEKLYIGEATVATLCGIIFGPHAANLFNPHEWGNVDKITLECSRIVLVVQCFAVGVELPKSYMNRHWKSVFLLLVPVMTWGWLITSLFIWWMVPPLSWLESLVCAACVTATDPVLASSVVGKGKFAKRVPKHLRDLLSAESGCNDGMAFPFIYLSFYILRYRPDAGKVTLNWICVTILYECIFGAVYGFLIGYFARHSIKYAERKQLIDRESFLVFYFVLAVFCAGSGSLLGMDDLLIGFAAGVGFSNDGWFTEKTEESHVSNVIDLLLNLAYFVYFGSIVPWEMYNAPELGLVPWRLVVIAILVIFFRRIPIMLILKPIIPDVKTWREALFAGHFGPIGVGAIFAAILARAELETDSTQPLTEAELPKAGTADYYIVQLIWPITTFMVISSILVHGSSIAVFTLGKRINTLTITLSYTTANEEGPSWMNRLPRVQSIAKGSMSFRKPDDTDASSNEQEYPPGTLPPIGVPGNFLRRVRDEDTESPTGRTSSRRPRRRRRHASGAGGPISQSAIAPQRTVESEDAEEEDERDKIEREGSPPSKERDQFGREPIVEAYLEGHHMIIEDEEGNVLKTEDVSHVSPEERQRHIEAQRDRLLQEKSGEFAKSKSQPHARSEGEEVEEALEEKAGHPLEKARKRFGQWIGLGKGRAQEVEDQEVEKAPTTKQQPTATDKKPKGKSRSAHAYQFGNTIIVEDEDGEVIKKYSIPSTDKPETGAPVRRGLTRMGTWFGMDGEGEPSQAEKKSANDDWLADDGLRFTVADDDNISKKGVSHKGRRMNKHEFVQQLRNLGPRARRELVEETDVPQHVKEVARDEARDAERKESLAGGSAQDTQHGTTPARPASISSSESSNGSDIGVPGDNIAASLARFTRGTAAEERRSTLNPSTRPRSRRDSEDDGTERVPPAQLREAAGLSPPPQQDDDDTGETPAERRRRLAALGELNLDDSDESDAAVESDSEDNTGFRRVGSKVQFVEGTKPSDSGNGSNSNQGNGSSSSSSAHQRSISWGGEKGREA from the coding sequence ATGGCGTGGGATCATTTGGATATTGATAAGCCGCATTTGGCTTACATGATCTTGGGCGGTTTCACCGGCCTATTCATGCTTTGCTCTCTCTTTGTGAAGGAGAAACTGTACATCGGTGAAGCAACAGTCGCTACTCTTTGCGGAATCATCTTCGGGCCACATGCGGCCAATCTCTTCAATCCCCACGAATGGGGAAATGTTGACAAGATCACTCTTGAGTGCTCTCGTATCGTCTTGGTCGTTCAATGTTTCGCTGTCGGTGTCGAATTACCCAAATCGTACATGAACCGTCATTGGAAGTCCGTCTTCTTACTGCTGGTGCCGGTCATGACTTGGGGCTGGCTTATTACCAGCTTGTTCATCTGGTGGATGGTTCCTCCCCTCAGCTGGCTGGAGAGTCTTGTGTGCGCCGCTTGTGTGACAGCCACGGATCCCGTGCTGGCGTCTTCAGTCGTCGGTAAAGGTAAATTCGCCAAGCGTGTGCCTAAGCATTTGCGAGACCTGTTGTCGGCTGAGTCTGGCTGCAACGACGGTATGGCTTTTCCGTTCATCTACCTATCATTCTACATTTTACGTTACCGCCCAGACGCGGGCAAAGTGACCCTTAACTGGATCTGTGTCACCATCTTGTACGAGTGTATCTTTGGCGCCGTCTACGGTTTCCTCATTGGTTATTTCGCCCGTCATTCGATCAAATATGCCGAACGCAAACAGCTGATTGATCGCGAAAGTTTCCTCGTCTTCTACTTCGTGTTGGCGGTCTTTTGCGCCGGCTCTGGTAGTTTGTTGGGCATGGACGACCTTTTGATAGGTTTCGCGGCAGGTGTTGGTTTCAGTAATGATGGATGGTTCACGGAGAAAACCGAAGAGTCTCACGTATCCAACGTTATTGACCTTCTGCTGAACTTGGCATATTTCGTGTACTTTGGATCCATTGTTCCCTGGGAAATGTACAACGCGCCAGAACTCGGCCTTGTCCCATGGAGGCTTGTTGTGATCGCCATCTTGGTCATCTTTTTCCGCCGGATTCCCATCATGTTAATCCTGAAACCAATCATACCGGATGTGAAAACTTGGCGTGAGGCCCTCTTCGCTGGTCATTTCGGACCCATTGGTGTCGGTGCCATTTTCGCTGCCATCTTGGCTCGGGCTGAATTAGAAACGGACAGCACGCAGCCCCTAACGGAGGCGGAGCTACCGAAAGCGGGTACGGCCGATTATTATATCGTCCAACTCATCTGGCCCATCACGACTTTTATGGTCATCTCGTCCATTCTAGTCCATGGTTCCTCGATTGCTGTGTTCACACTTGGAAAGCGCATCAACACCCTGACCATCACGCTGTCTTACACCACCGCAAATGAGGAGGGtccatcatggatgaatcGTTTGCCTCGAGTCCAATCTATAGCCAAAGGCTCGATGTCTTTCCGTAAGCCAGATGACACGGATGCGTCTTCTAATGAACAGGAGTATCCCCCCGGTACTTTACCCCCGATCGGTGTTCCTGGTAACTTCCTGCGTCGGGTTCGGGACGAAGATACGGAGTCACCTACCGGTAGGACGTCAAGTAGGAGACCCCGCAGACGCCGTCGGCACGcttctggagctggtggtCCTATCAGTCAGTCAGCGATTGCACCTCAACGGACTGTAGAAAGTGAAGacgccgaggaggaggacgagcGCGACAAAATTGAACGGGAAGGCTCTCCACCGTCCAAGGAACGAGATCAGTTCGGACGAGAGCCAATTGTGGAAGCTTATCTGGAAGGCCATCATATGAtcatcgaagatgaagaaggaaatgtCCTGAAGACAGAAGATGTTAGTCACGTATCACCCGAGGAGCGACAGCGACACATCGAAGCACAGCGTGATAGGCTGTTGCAGGAGAAGTCGGGAGAGTTTGCCAAATCAAAGAGTCAGCCACACGCGAGGtcagagggagaagaggtcgaagaagctctcGAAGAGAAGGCCGGCCACCCTCTTGAGAAGGCTCGCAAGCGATTTGGTCAGTGGATTGGGCTCGGAAAGGGTCGCGCCCAAGAGGTGGAAGACCAGGAAGTTGAAAAGGCTCCGACAACGAAGCAGCAGCCTACTGCTACTGACAAGAAACCCAAGGGCAAGTCTCGCTCAGCTCACGCATATCAGTTCGGTAACACCATCATTgtcgaggacgaggatggagaggTGATCAAGAAGTACTCTATTCCTTCAACCGACAAACCGGAGACAGGAGCGCCCGTACGGCGTGGATTGACCCGCATGGGAACCTGGTTTGGCATGGACGGTGAAGGGGAGCCGTCACAGGCAGAGAAGAAGTCAGCCAACGATGACTGGCTAGCGGACGACGGTCTTCGATTCACCGTGGCCGACGATGACAACATTAGTAAGAAAGGTGTTAGCCACAAGGGTCGCAGAATGAACAAGCATGAATTCGTCCAGCAACTCCGCAATCTTGGTCCCAGAGCTCGTCGCGAGCTGGTGGAAGAGACGGATGTGCCCCAGCATGTCAAGGAGGTTGCCCGGGACGAAGCTCGGGATGCGGAGCGCAAGGAATCTCTTGCTGGCGGTTCTGCCCAAGACACACAACATGGAACAACGCCTGCCCGACCTGCATCTATCTCGAGCAGCGAGTCAAGCAACGGGTCTGATATAGGAGTGCCTGGTGACAATATTGCTGCTTCATTGGCCCGGTTCACCCGTGGCACGGCCGCAGAGGAGCGTCGCAGTACTCTCAACCCCTCCACTCGTCCTCGCTCACGCAGAGACTCTGAAGACGATGGTACTGAGCGTGTGCCCCCGGCTCAACTTCGAGAAGCAGCTGGCCTGTCGCCTCCACCTCAGcaagatgacgacgacaCGGGAGAAACACCCGCGGAACGCCGTCGTCGTCTCGCCGCTCTTGGTGAACTGAACTTGGACGATTCCGATGAGTCGGATGCTGCGGTAGAATCGGATAGCGAGGATAATACGGGGTTCCGTCGTGTCGGCAGCAAAGTCCAGTTCGTAGAAGGGACGAAGCCCTCCGATAGTGGGAATGGAAGTAACTCCAACCAAGGGAACGGTTCGAGTTCCTCGAGCTCTGCGCATCAGCGTTCAATCTcatggggaggagagaaaggcCGGGAGGCTTAA